From Marmota flaviventris isolate mMarFla1 chromosome X, mMarFla1.hap1, whole genome shotgun sequence, the proteins below share one genomic window:
- the Ezhip gene encoding EZH inhibitory protein, whose amino-acid sequence MATQAPREKQQKPQQGEVPRGQKNEATLAPGHVFGRVYQDPVALVPTAPSHEAVFGDTDQSSTAGSATSAVVSTACEDPVLPSMDSMSAKRLVDLQDSRGSQASLRREEPETSGQEQPQAQKKSPENKGRKKQPSQPSRDQAEKPTGRHLLPGASAQASVPPPPSSQPPRRRRRRSQASTWNHATGPGPALRSQALRADSALCSGTTVPGHGTQSHASTPGPAHRSRATPPGPVLRSSASRPRPALRRRASPPGPVLRSGASRPSPDQCHASAPGLGLHHRSTAPGPVLRSGSSRPRPVPQNGASQRGSDLRSHVTRPGPALRRPVSAPATNPRSRATRPGADLHSGSTSSVPVRTSASRPDTTLRRPATKSGPTPSSTTSTTGLGPRRRRPTLQRSSGRSAIPIRGSLRNPGVRRPPPSSRAPLQHVFQSSSSSSESEVGSLPSQSVWHAVRMRASSPSPPGRFFPLHRQRSESISTSTSSSSSSSSSSSSSSSSSSLSSSPSSSPTRSPGLSPSSSPTKFPGQGSSSSSPCYGLGSISTPSPSSLRRALLPELDARSSEIPGEQGGEQV is encoded by the coding sequence ATGGCTACTCAGGCACCTCGAGAGAAGCAGCAGAAGCCCCAGCAGGGTGAGGTACCCAGAGGGCAGAAGAATGAGGCCACCCTAGCCCCTGGCCATGTCTTTGGAAGGGTATATCAAGATCCTGTTGCTTTGGTCCCCACAGCCCCAAGCCATGAGGCTGTGTTTGGAGACACTGATCAAAGCAGCACAGCAGGTTCTGCTACCTCTGCCGTCGTTTCCACTGCCTGTGAAGACCCTGTGCTGCCCTCCATGGACAGTATGTCAGCAAAACGCCTTGTTGACCTCCAGGACAGCCGTGGTTCCCAGGCAAGCCTTAGACGTGAGGAACCTGAGACCAGTGGCCAGGAGCAACCCCAGGCCCAGAAAAAGAGCCCTGAGAACAAAGGTCGTAAGAAGCAGCCCAGCCAGCCCAGCCGAGACCAGGCTGAAAAGCCTACAGGGCGCCACCTGCTTCCTGGGGCTTCTGCGCAGGCGTCTGTGCCTCCTCCGCCATCTTCTCagcccccccgccgccgccgccgtcgTTCTCAAGCCTCTACATGGAATCATGCAACCGGTCCAGGACCTGCTCTCCGCAGCCAAGCCCTCAGGGCAGACTCTGCCCTCTGCAGTGGCACCACCGTTCCAGGCCATGGCACCCAAAGCCATGCATCTACACCAGGTCCTGCTCACCGCAGTCGTGCCACACCACCAGGCCCTGTTCTGCGTAGCAGTGCATCCAGGCCTAGGCCTGCTCTTCGACGCCGTGCCAGCCCACCAGGCCCAGTTCTTCGCAGTGGTGCATCCAGGCCCAGCCCTGATCAATGCCATGCATCTGCACCAGGCCTTGGTCTCCACCATCGCTCCACTGCACCAGGTCCTGTTCTCCGCAGTGGTTCTTCCAGGCCCCGCCCTGTTCCCCAGAATGGTGCCTCTCAGCGTGGGTCTGATCTCCGCAGCCATGTCACCCGGCCAGGTCCTGCTCTTCGACGTCCAGTATCTGCACCAGCCACTAATCCCAGGAGCCGTGCCACCCGACCAGGTGCTGATCTTCACAGTGGCAGCACTTCATCAGTTCCTGTTCGCACCAGTGCATCCCGGCCAGACACCACCCTCAGAAGACCTGCAACAAAGTCCGGCCCTACTCCTAGCAGCACGACCTCAACCACAGGCCTTGGTCCCCGGAGGAGACGCCCCACCCTGCAGAGGTCATCTGGAAGGTCGGCCATTCCCATTCGAGGCTCTCTGCGTAACCCAGGTGTCAGGAGACCTCCTCCTTCCTCTAGGGCACCCTTACAGCATGTCTTTCAGAGTAGCTCAAGTTCTTCTGAAAGTGAGGTTGGAAGCCTGCCTTCTCAGTCTGTCTGGCATGCAGTCCGTATGCGTGCTTCCTCTCCTTCACCCCCTGGTAGGTTCTTTCCTTTGCATAGGCAGCGCAGTGAGAGCATCTCTACCTCCACCTCATCTTcgtcctcctcctcgtcctcctcgtcctcctcgtcctcctcatcctccttgtcctcttccccttcttcctccccaacTAGATCTCCTGGCTTAAGCCCCTCTTCATCTCCCACCAAGTTTCCTGGCCAGGGTTCCTCATCCTCTTCTCCGTGCTATGGCTTGGGTTCTATCTCTACTCCTAGCCCTTCCAGCCTTAGGCGTGCCTTGCTGCCTGAGCTGGATGCCCGGAGCTCAGAAATTCCCGGGGAACAGGGAGGAGAACAGGTGTAG